Proteins from a genomic interval of Paenibacillus sp. FSL R5-0623:
- a CDS encoding X2-like carbohydrate binding domain-containing protein: MSLTVAVVTASLGGLAGTTAAAPSEAYEWKNVVTGAGGGFVPGIIFNESEKDLIYARTDIGGAYRWNAADERWIPLTDFVGWDGWNKNGVDALATDSVDPDRVYMAVGTYTNSWDQNNGSILRSTDRGDTWQTTTLPFKVGGNMPGRSMGERLTVDPNDNSILYFGARSGHGLWKSTDYGVTWNEVTSFPNPGNYVQDPSNEYTSDIVGLAWITFDKTTGSAGQATQTIYVGVADKAQSVYRSTNGGLTWSAVAGQPTGYIPHHGVFDSDGSLYITYSDGVGPYDGEKGDVWKLNTSTGVWTNISPVPSSSTDNYFGYGGLAVDAQNPGTLMVATLNSWWPDATLFRSTDGGATWTRIWEFEGYPNRKLRYTQDISAAPWLTFGTNPAPPETTPKLGWMIGDLEIDPFDSDRMMYGTGATIYGTKNLTDWDDDEKINISVMAKGVEEIAVLDLISPPSGAHLLSGVGDVSGFRHNNLDQAPATIFTSPNYSSTESLDFAELSPNTMVRVGKADYAADPNAKSIGLSSDGGTTWYKANAEPAGTTGGGTVAISANGNRLVWSTSDKGVHYSTGGNSWTASTGIPAQAKVISDRVNPNKFYGFAAGKIYVSVNGGATFTASPATGLPMEGNADLDAVPGVEGELWFAGGSEEEGPYGLWHSTDSGATFTKLANVEEADSIGFGKAAPGQSVVALYTVAQIDGTRGFFRSDDGGANWIRINDDQHQYARVTTITGDPRLYGRVYLGTNGRGILYADRVGGDNGGGDGGGTPVTNSAITPVTAEFDRKAGNQVNIPVTLTLNGNTLASIRNGNATLVSGTDYTLTGNEVVLSKNYLASLPNGTATLTFQFSAGAPATLNLLIKDTTAAPVGTIGIEMFNSNTSATGSSISPKFKLTNTGTTALNLSDVKIRYYYTINGEQPQNFFADWATAGSSNVTGTFSALNPVRTGADHVLEIGFTASAGTLNAGQSTEIHTRISKNNWTNYTQTDDYSFAGSQTSYTDWSKVTGYIAGSLQWGIEP, encoded by the coding sequence ATGAGCCTGACGGTTGCCGTAGTAACCGCTTCGCTGGGGGGACTTGCTGGAACAACAGCGGCGGCACCAAGTGAAGCCTATGAGTGGAAAAATGTGGTGACGGGTGCAGGTGGCGGGTTTGTGCCGGGCATTATTTTCAACGAGTCGGAAAAGGATCTGATCTACGCTCGTACGGATATCGGGGGAGCCTATCGCTGGAATGCGGCTGACGAGAGATGGATACCCTTAACGGATTTTGTCGGCTGGGATGGCTGGAACAAGAATGGTGTGGATGCACTGGCTACGGACTCGGTTGATCCCGATCGGGTGTATATGGCAGTTGGGACGTATACGAATTCGTGGGACCAAAACAATGGCTCCATCTTGCGCTCTACGGACCGGGGAGATACATGGCAGACTACAACACTTCCCTTCAAAGTGGGTGGCAACATGCCGGGACGTTCGATGGGAGAACGCCTGACCGTGGACCCAAATGATAACAGCATCCTGTATTTTGGTGCACGAAGTGGTCATGGGTTATGGAAAAGTACCGATTACGGTGTGACCTGGAACGAAGTCACAAGCTTCCCGAATCCGGGAAATTATGTGCAAGATCCTTCGAATGAATATACCAGTGACATTGTAGGTCTGGCATGGATTACGTTTGACAAAACAACAGGTTCTGCAGGGCAGGCAACCCAGACGATCTATGTTGGAGTTGCTGATAAAGCGCAAAGTGTATATCGCAGCACAAATGGCGGCCTGACCTGGTCAGCTGTTGCTGGTCAACCTACAGGTTATATTCCGCATCATGGCGTGTTTGATTCAGACGGAAGCCTCTATATTACGTACAGCGATGGTGTTGGACCGTATGATGGGGAAAAAGGTGACGTGTGGAAACTGAACACATCGACAGGTGTCTGGACCAATATTAGCCCTGTTCCAAGCAGCAGCACGGATAATTATTTTGGATATGGCGGATTGGCTGTTGATGCACAGAATCCCGGTACATTGATGGTTGCGACATTAAACTCCTGGTGGCCTGATGCCACTTTGTTCCGCAGTACAGATGGCGGAGCGACGTGGACACGCATATGGGAATTTGAAGGATATCCGAACCGGAAGTTACGTTATACACAGGATATTTCGGCAGCGCCATGGCTCACATTTGGCACCAATCCTGCCCCACCGGAAACAACTCCAAAACTGGGCTGGATGATCGGTGATCTGGAGATTGATCCGTTTGATTCGGATCGGATGATGTATGGAACAGGTGCTACGATCTATGGAACGAAGAATCTGACAGACTGGGATGATGATGAAAAAATCAATATTTCAGTGATGGCGAAGGGGGTTGAGGAGATTGCCGTACTGGATCTGATCAGCCCGCCAAGTGGTGCACATTTGTTAAGCGGGGTGGGGGATGTCTCCGGATTTCGTCATAACAATCTGGACCAGGCGCCAGCTACCATATTTACGAGCCCGAACTATTCTTCCACAGAAAGTCTGGATTTTGCAGAGTTAAGTCCCAATACGATGGTTCGCGTAGGTAAAGCAGATTATGCTGCTGATCCAAATGCAAAATCCATTGGTTTGTCCAGTGACGGAGGTACTACGTGGTATAAGGCCAATGCAGAACCTGCTGGCACAACCGGAGGGGGAACCGTAGCCATCTCTGCGAATGGTAACCGACTCGTATGGAGCACGTCAGATAAAGGCGTACATTATTCGACTGGCGGCAATTCATGGACGGCAAGTACGGGGATACCTGCACAGGCAAAAGTGATTTCGGATCGTGTCAATCCAAACAAATTCTATGGATTTGCAGCGGGTAAAATCTATGTAAGTGTGAATGGTGGTGCTACCTTCACAGCATCACCTGCGACCGGACTCCCGATGGAAGGAAATGCCGATTTGGATGCCGTTCCAGGTGTTGAGGGCGAACTCTGGTTTGCAGGTGGCAGTGAGGAAGAAGGTCCTTACGGATTATGGCATTCCACGGATTCAGGAGCAACATTCACAAAGCTTGCCAATGTAGAGGAAGCAGACAGTATCGGATTTGGTAAAGCGGCCCCTGGGCAGAGCGTTGTTGCGTTATACACGGTTGCACAGATCGATGGAACACGTGGATTCTTCCGCTCCGATGACGGTGGAGCCAATTGGATTCGGATCAACGATGATCAGCATCAGTATGCTCGTGTAACTACAATTACGGGTGATCCGCGTTTGTATGGAAGAGTATATCTCGGAACAAATGGCCGCGGAATTTTGTATGCTGACCGTGTTGGAGGTGACAATGGCGGAGGAGACGGCGGGGGTACACCAGTTACCAACTCTGCGATTACACCGGTTACAGCCGAATTTGATCGCAAAGCAGGCAATCAGGTTAATATTCCAGTCACGTTAACACTTAATGGCAATACACTTGCATCCATTCGCAACGGGAATGCAACGCTGGTTTCAGGTACAGATTACACGTTAACAGGCAATGAGGTCGTATTAAGTAAAAACTACCTGGCTTCACTGCCAAATGGCACAGCGACGCTAACCTTTCAATTCAGCGCAGGCGCTCCTGCGACCTTGAATCTGCTCATTAAAGACACGACAGCTGCACCTGTTGGAACCATAGGCATTGAGATGTTTAACAGCAACACTTCAGCAACGGGCAGCTCGATTAGTCCCAAATTCAAACTGACAAATACGGGTACTACAGCGTTGAATCTGTCTGATGTGAAAATCAGATACTATTACACGATAAACGGTGAACAGCCTCAGAACTTCTTCGCTGACTGGGCGACGGCTGGCAGTTCGAATGTAACAGGCACGTTCAGTGCACTCAATCCAGTACGGACGGGTGCTGATCACGTGCTTGAGATCGGATTCACAGCTTCGGCTGGAACACTGAATGCGGGACAAAGCACGGAAATCCATACGCGCATCTCCAAGAACAATTGGACCAACTATACGCAAACGGATGATTACTCTTTTGCAGGTAGTCAGACTTCCTATACGGATTGGTCCAAAGTCACCGGTTATATCGCGGGAAGTCTCCAATGGGGAATTGAACCATAA
- a CDS encoding response regulator transcription factor, whose amino-acid sequence MNRLCKVLIVDDEFLVRQGIKHHMNWEAEGFIIVGEASNGEEGLQQVNLLKPDIVITDIVMPVMDGETFVRTLKASNPQIEVIVLSSFSEFEYVRSTLQHGAADYILKPKLDTNELLQVLQRTAGKIPELQFEPSHDGWRLGQLMEKMLSGFTLDEDSEMPIIRDTFPYESFRLLVYKPVGAGGNPLKMDQEQIESKLRSDLPEVECAMVPAEGTLPVMLLNVDPARDEWMLERIRQLASENTAGEDSPGWVLSESFTSFEQMGVVYRERLIKLIEYRFYYKDRPILVYGELPPMHPAGYQFNVNMFLQHVKRNRVEAAREYLHDHAKTLGRDYIADVFEIKSFLGNLIFNVTITLADMDVQSAGLEESKYTYFKNVDGASSLDEVMTVLDQFMTEVQECTVGAGAKRSDPNMKMLLDYMHEHFDQPLGLAEVAKHFHFNPSYLSSYFSSHKKEGFNEYLNKIRIEKAEELLRSDDVTISEISSMVGYSDHSYFCKVFKKFTGLSPSRYRRKFWA is encoded by the coding sequence ATGAACCGGTTGTGCAAGGTGCTGATTGTTGACGATGAGTTTCTGGTAAGACAGGGCATAAAGCACCATATGAACTGGGAAGCGGAAGGATTTATCATTGTGGGTGAAGCTTCCAACGGTGAAGAAGGATTACAGCAGGTGAACCTGTTAAAACCGGATATTGTGATCACCGACATTGTCATGCCTGTCATGGATGGCGAAACGTTTGTCCGTACATTAAAAGCCAGTAATCCGCAGATTGAAGTTATTGTACTTAGCAGCTTCAGTGAATTCGAGTATGTACGTTCTACGCTTCAGCATGGGGCAGCCGATTATATACTGAAACCAAAGCTGGATACAAATGAATTATTGCAGGTCCTTCAACGCACAGCGGGTAAAATTCCGGAGTTACAGTTCGAGCCGTCGCATGATGGTTGGAGACTTGGGCAACTGATGGAGAAGATGCTGTCCGGATTCACACTGGATGAAGATAGCGAAATGCCGATCATTCGAGATACCTTTCCGTATGAATCCTTTCGCTTGCTGGTGTATAAACCCGTGGGTGCTGGAGGGAATCCACTGAAGATGGATCAGGAACAGATTGAATCCAAGCTCCGCAGTGATCTGCCTGAAGTAGAATGTGCAATGGTTCCCGCAGAGGGTACATTACCTGTGATGCTTCTTAATGTCGATCCTGCGAGAGATGAATGGATGCTTGAACGGATCAGACAGTTGGCCAGTGAAAATACAGCAGGAGAAGACAGTCCTGGTTGGGTGCTTAGTGAAAGCTTTACTTCATTTGAACAGATGGGTGTTGTTTACCGGGAACGCCTGATTAAGCTGATTGAATATCGCTTCTATTATAAGGATCGACCAATCCTGGTGTATGGTGAACTGCCTCCAATGCATCCTGCAGGTTACCAGTTTAATGTGAATATGTTTTTGCAGCATGTGAAGCGTAACCGGGTCGAAGCGGCAAGGGAGTATTTACATGATCATGCAAAAACACTTGGACGGGATTATATTGCCGATGTGTTTGAGATCAAATCATTTCTCGGTAACTTGATCTTCAACGTGACCATTACCCTCGCGGATATGGATGTTCAGTCTGCCGGGCTGGAAGAGAGCAAATATACGTATTTTAAAAATGTGGACGGGGCTTCAAGCCTGGACGAAGTCATGACTGTACTTGACCAATTCATGACGGAAGTTCAGGAGTGCACCGTTGGTGCGGGTGCAAAACGAAGTGATCCCAACATGAAGATGCTGCTGGATTACATGCATGAGCACTTTGATCAGCCGCTCGGGCTGGCTGAAGTAGCCAAGCATTTTCATTTTAATCCATCGTATTTATCCAGTTATTTCTCATCTCACAAAAAAGAAGGATTTAATGAATACTTAAATAAAATTCGGATTGAAAAAGCCGAGGAACTGCTACGTTCCGATGATGTAACGATCTCTGAGATTAGCAGTATGGTAGGTTATTCCGATCATAGTTACTTTTGCAAAGTGTTCAAAAAATTCACCGGATTATCACCAAGCCGATACCGGCGCAAATTCTGGGCATAA
- a CDS encoding sensor histidine kinase: protein MKKWMNQLSRLGLFPKLFLVMVVSIVLVSVLILWTTIHMSTNLFTETFSITNSKVLNQIKTNFESFNEAIAAVSNNVTQSGSIRGFLSEGDADSLTMAKSFYNMRETMDRIQSITESYEVGITIIGINGRSYSTNRAHLQLSVDELKQEPITMEAAETPSRLIFDVYQNEATLGSQQMISATKALTDRTRSRIYGTLYVTMREDIFRQFYSSFTSRGNDVVIMNEKGEIVSSNREDWIGTTQLDLLSYARDMNNNSPRSINARVMDQDSVVLSEYLPFYRFYIVNVVDKDLAMGQLIDMKTVALICAAIVVGALILVFLITSQITKSLRRLVKQMSNITKSDLDNYIPVSGSYESRQLGHAYNYMLDELHDYVDQLVQTQHEQRNAELAALQSQINPHFLYNTLASVKVLVQQGNKDRAAETINALIGLLQNTISDVSQTVTVEQEVENLKNYVFINHVRYGGRIKAAFYVAPDCTHYHVPKLVIQPFIENAFFHGFIKKETGTIHVMVSRAGESLICEIMDNGDGIEGLVMGETLPNPKNNRQLFSGIGIRNVHDRIELLYGSPYGVTIMSTVGEGTRVTVTLPLITS, encoded by the coding sequence ATGAAGAAATGGATGAACCAATTATCACGTCTCGGATTGTTTCCCAAGTTGTTTCTGGTTATGGTGGTCAGTATTGTCCTCGTTTCTGTACTCATCTTATGGACGACCATTCACATGTCAACCAATCTGTTTACTGAGACGTTCAGTATCACAAACTCCAAGGTGCTTAATCAGATCAAAACAAATTTTGAATCTTTTAATGAGGCCATTGCTGCCGTATCGAATAATGTGACGCAGAGTGGATCGATCCGAGGATTCCTGTCCGAAGGAGATGCCGATTCCCTCACGATGGCCAAATCCTTCTATAATATGAGGGAAACGATGGATCGAATTCAATCCATCACAGAATCCTACGAAGTCGGGATAACAATTATCGGGATTAATGGACGGAGCTATTCCACGAATCGTGCTCACCTTCAGTTGTCCGTGGATGAATTGAAGCAGGAGCCAATTACGATGGAAGCAGCTGAGACGCCAAGTCGTCTTATCTTTGATGTTTACCAAAACGAGGCAACGCTTGGGAGTCAGCAGATGATCTCTGCGACGAAAGCGTTGACGGACCGAACACGCAGCCGGATATACGGTACGCTCTATGTCACGATGAGAGAAGACATATTCCGGCAATTTTACAGCAGCTTTACAAGTCGTGGCAATGATGTGGTCATTATGAATGAAAAAGGTGAGATTGTATCATCGAATCGTGAAGACTGGATCGGAACAACTCAGCTGGATTTGCTATCGTATGCCCGGGATATGAACAATAACTCTCCGAGAAGTATTAATGCTCGTGTGATGGATCAGGATAGCGTTGTGTTATCCGAGTATTTACCGTTCTATCGGTTTTATATTGTCAATGTAGTGGATAAGGATCTGGCGATGGGTCAACTTATCGACATGAAGACGGTTGCCCTGATCTGTGCAGCTATCGTTGTGGGGGCGCTCATCCTTGTGTTTCTCATCACCAGCCAGATTACCAAGTCACTGCGCAGACTTGTGAAGCAGATGTCCAACATTACAAAAAGTGATCTGGACAACTATATTCCGGTGAGCGGAAGCTACGAGAGCAGGCAGCTTGGTCATGCTTACAATTACATGCTTGATGAACTGCATGATTATGTGGATCAGTTAGTACAGACACAGCATGAACAACGGAACGCAGAGCTTGCGGCATTACAGAGTCAGATTAATCCTCACTTCTTGTACAATACACTTGCATCTGTCAAAGTTCTGGTGCAACAAGGCAACAAAGACAGGGCTGCGGAGACCATTAATGCTTTAATTGGATTGCTGCAAAATACGATTAGTGATGTGAGTCAGACGGTTACCGTGGAACAAGAAGTCGAGAATTTGAAAAATTATGTCTTCATTAATCACGTCAGATATGGTGGCCGGATTAAAGCAGCTTTCTACGTGGCTCCGGATTGTACACACTATCATGTACCCAAACTGGTGATCCAGCCGTTTATCGAGAATGCATTTTTCCATGGATTCATCAAGAAAGAAACGGGTACAATTCATGTCATGGTTTCCAGAGCGGGAGAATCACTCATCTGTGAAATTATGGACAATGGTGATGGAATTGAAGGGCTTGTCATGGGAGAAACGCTGCCCAATCCAAAGAACAATCGTCAACTATTCAGTGGTATCGGTATTCGCAACGTACATGACCGTATTGAGTTATTATATGGTTCACCTTATGGTGTCACCATTATGAGTACGGTTGGGGAAGGAACGAGAGTCACTGTTACACTGCCTTTAATCACGAGTTGA
- a CDS encoding extracellular solute-binding protein codes for MWVLMLVTVLLLSACSSGGGGKSASGGDEKTNEITVWAWDKAFNVAAMETAKEAYQKANPDVKINIIEYAQADIIQKLNTGLNSGTASGLPNVVLIEDYRSQSFLNAYPDAFKDLSSSITASDFADYKLGPTAFDGKQYGVPFDSGVAGLYYRTDLLEQAGYKAADLQDITWDDYIQIGKDVKAKTGKELLSLDPNDLGLIRMMIQTAGKWYSAEDGKTPDIANNAALKEAFITYKAMMDANIVKLHSDWSQFVANANNGSVATIPTGNWFSPSVRQEASQSGKWAVAPIPKMAGQANSVHASNLGGSSWYVMNNVPGADQAADFVAKTFGSDKQLYQDLLNNIGAIGTYKPAVDGDAYAKEDEYFGGQKIFTDFANWTKEIPSVNYGINTYAIEDILVVEMQAFLNGKSIDDVLADAQKQAEAQLN; via the coding sequence ATGTGGGTATTGATGCTCGTTACAGTACTGCTGTTGTCCGCATGTTCATCCGGTGGCGGAGGTAAATCCGCTAGTGGTGGTGACGAAAAAACAAACGAAATTACGGTCTGGGCTTGGGACAAAGCTTTTAACGTAGCTGCAATGGAAACAGCAAAAGAAGCATATCAAAAAGCAAATCCTGATGTGAAAATTAACATCATTGAATACGCTCAAGCTGATATCATTCAGAAACTGAACACAGGTCTTAACTCCGGAACTGCCAGCGGTCTTCCAAACGTAGTTCTGATTGAAGACTATCGTTCACAAAGCTTCCTGAATGCATATCCTGATGCGTTCAAAGATCTTTCTTCCAGTATCACGGCTTCCGATTTTGCAGATTACAAACTCGGACCAACAGCGTTTGATGGCAAACAATACGGAGTACCATTTGACTCCGGCGTTGCTGGTTTGTACTACAGAACAGATCTGCTGGAGCAAGCTGGCTACAAAGCAGCTGACCTGCAAGACATCACTTGGGATGACTACATCCAAATTGGTAAAGACGTAAAAGCTAAAACAGGTAAAGAGCTTCTTTCTCTTGACCCGAATGACCTTGGTTTGATTCGTATGATGATCCAAACTGCAGGTAAATGGTATTCTGCAGAAGATGGTAAAACACCTGACATTGCTAATAATGCTGCTCTGAAAGAAGCGTTTATTACTTACAAAGCAATGATGGATGCCAACATTGTTAAATTGCACTCTGACTGGAGTCAATTCGTTGCCAACGCCAATAACGGTAGCGTAGCAACAATTCCTACAGGTAACTGGTTCTCACCATCTGTACGTCAAGAAGCTTCCCAATCCGGTAAATGGGCTGTAGCTCCAATACCGAAAATGGCTGGTCAAGCAAACTCTGTTCACGCATCCAACTTGGGTGGTAGCTCTTGGTATGTTATGAACAACGTTCCTGGTGCAGATCAAGCAGCTGATTTTGTAGCAAAAACATTTGGTTCTGACAAACAATTGTATCAAGATCTGTTGAACAACATCGGCGCAATTGGTACGTATAAACCAGCAGTTGATGGTGACGCGTATGCCAAAGAAGACGAGTACTTCGGCGGACAAAAAATCTTCACAGACTTTGCGAATTGGACGAAAGAAATTCCAAGCGTAAACTATGGTATCAACACTTATGCCATTGAAGATATTCTCGTTGTAGAAATGCAAGCATTCCTGAACGGTAAATCAATCGATGACGTTCTGGCTGATGCACAAAAACAAGCTGAAGCACAATTAAACTAA
- a CDS encoding sugar ABC transporter permease — protein sequence MNTGDSLQKKNNLTGWAFVLLAVVGIVAFYFYPMIQALLLSFKSGVGANLEFSGLSNYKRLLVDTTFRTALSNTFIYLIIQVPVMIILGLFISVLLNDSTLRFRSFFRTAIFLPCVTSLVAYSVVFKYLFAPDGMVNQFLMGLHIIGDPIQWITDPFWAKITIIIAVTWRWTGYNMIFYLSSLQNIDQSIYEAARIDGANAFTQFFKITVPLLKPIILFTSITSTIGTLQIFDEIMNITKGGPGNATMSISQYIYNLSFKYSPDFGYAATVSYSIVILIIVLSIIQFKVAGDNKNG from the coding sequence ATGAATACAGGAGACAGTCTCCAAAAGAAAAATAATTTGACTGGATGGGCTTTTGTTTTGCTGGCTGTTGTCGGGATTGTTGCATTTTACTTCTACCCGATGATTCAAGCGCTGCTCTTATCGTTCAAGTCTGGTGTAGGAGCCAATCTTGAATTTTCGGGCCTTTCTAACTACAAAAGATTGTTAGTTGATACAACGTTCCGTACAGCATTATCGAATACATTTATCTACTTGATTATTCAAGTGCCTGTAATGATTATTCTTGGTTTGTTTATTTCCGTATTGCTGAATGACAGCACACTACGTTTCCGGAGCTTCTTCCGTACAGCGATTTTCTTGCCTTGTGTAACTTCATTGGTAGCGTACTCTGTTGTATTCAAATATCTGTTCGCACCAGATGGAATGGTGAATCAATTCCTGATGGGCTTGCACATTATTGGCGATCCAATTCAATGGATCACAGACCCGTTCTGGGCTAAAATTACGATCATAATCGCCGTTACTTGGCGTTGGACCGGATATAACATGATTTTCTATCTGTCATCCCTGCAAAACATCGATCAATCGATCTATGAAGCTGCAAGAATTGACGGAGCGAATGCTTTTACACAATTCTTCAAAATCACAGTACCTTTGCTTAAACCGATTATCCTCTTCACGTCCATCACATCAACGATTGGTACATTGCAAATCTTTGATGAGATCATGAATATTACCAAAGGTGGTCCAGGTAATGCGACCATGTCGATTTCACAATACATCTACAACCTTTCGTTCAAATATTCACCGGACTTCGGTTATGCAGCAACAGTGTCGTATTCCATCGTAATCTTGATTATTGTATTGTCCATCATCCAGTTTAAAGTGGCAGGTGATAATAAAAATGGCTAA
- a CDS encoding carbohydrate ABC transporter permease: MAKAKAKRIFTYVFLSIVAFVSIFPFFWMLVSSTNASVDVTKGRLLPGSAFIDNFNKLIDSTNLVQALGNSAIISVVSTLLALFIGSMAGYGFEVYRTKSRDIVFNILLLSMMIPFAAIMVPLYRMFATISGVAPVIGINTMAAVILPTIATAFLIFFFRQNTKMFPKDLLEAGRIDGLSELGIFLKIYMPTMKTTYAAAAIITFMSSWNNYLWPLIVLQTPDQQTIPLLISNLGAGYSPDYGVIMTAIVIATLPTAIVFFIMQKHFVAGMVGSVK, translated from the coding sequence ATGGCTAAAGCTAAAGCAAAACGGATTTTCACGTATGTGTTCCTATCCATCGTCGCCTTTGTATCCATTTTCCCTTTCTTCTGGATGCTGGTCAGTTCAACGAATGCATCTGTCGATGTAACCAAAGGCAGATTGTTACCGGGTTCAGCTTTTATTGATAACTTCAACAAACTGATTGATTCAACGAATCTGGTACAGGCTCTCGGAAACTCGGCGATTATCTCTGTAGTCTCCACTCTCTTGGCACTGTTTATTGGTTCCATGGCAGGTTATGGCTTCGAGGTATATCGCACGAAGTCTCGTGACATTGTGTTTAATATCCTGTTATTATCCATGATGATCCCGTTTGCGGCGATTATGGTACCACTGTATCGTATGTTTGCAACAATCTCGGGAGTTGCACCGGTTATCGGTATTAACACCATGGCAGCAGTGATCTTGCCAACCATTGCAACAGCGTTCCTGATCTTTTTCTTCCGTCAGAACACCAAAATGTTCCCGAAAGACTTGCTGGAAGCTGGACGTATTGATGGTTTGAGTGAACTCGGGATCTTCCTGAAAATCTATATGCCAACCATGAAAACAACATATGCAGCGGCAGCAATTATTACCTTCATGAGTAGCTGGAACAACTATCTGTGGCCACTCATTGTATTGCAAACACCTGACCAACAAACGATTCCACTGTTGATCTCGAACCTCGGTGCTGGTTATTCTCCGGATTACGGAGTAATCATGACAGCGATCGTTATTGCAACACTACCTACAGCAATCGTTTTCTTCATCATGCAGAAACACTTTGTTGCAGGTATGGTA